Genomic segment of Pongo pygmaeus isolate AG05252 chromosome 1, NHGRI_mPonPyg2-v2.0_pri, whole genome shotgun sequence:
CCTGACCATGTGAGCATGGGAGATATAGTAAATGAAGAGAATAACTAAGAGTGTAAACAGCAAAATATTCCTAAAATAGACCTAAACTAGGAAATAGGGAGAAACTGCCTAATATGTACCTTAGCATAAGGAAAAATATATGATGGGTTAAGGTGGAAGAATAAGAGATAGGAGTGAATGGAAGAGTGGAACAGAAAGCCTTGTGGGGATCATACAGAGTAAAGAAGACATTGATCTATTTCCTAAGTCACTGGTGTATAAGCACGCAgtgcaaaggaaatattaaaACTAGAACCCAGATAATTCAAAAGACAAAACCTTAGATGGGAGACTTAAGGTATTTGGGATACAGTTCCTGCCTCATAGCTTATGCAATCTACATCTTGATATTttacttctctgggcctctgtttctccatttgtaacATGAGGGGGCTTGACTAGATATTTAACAGCCTGCCTGTATTGACCACTTATGCATCAGGAAATTcattgtgggcatttggtgctcaCACAAACTTTTTGGCTTATGCTATTATTGTTGCCATTTTAGAGATTAAATCATGAGACCCAAAGTGATTTCCCCAACATTGTACATTGGCAGAGCCATGGTCTCAAcctaggcagtctgactccagagcctgtgtCCATccagcctcactatgttgccattCTAACCAATGATCTCAGAGCAAACTGACAGGGAAATGAATTCAAACAGGAATCAGTCATTGAGAGCTACATAGGGAAGCCTCTCAGGAGATGAATAGTGAGTTGAGGTTTTGTAGGAAAGATAAATATTAATTCTGAAAGATaacaaaaataggaaagaaaatgtaatgtTATGTGTAGAAGCAGAGAGACAAAGTTAGTTATGTTTGATGGCTGCAGCCAACCAGCTTGTCTACAGCTGAGGGGCAGATGCATGACCTAATGCTGAGGACAAACACACCTAAGATGGTGATGAGGACagagaaaattccagaaacattGCCATAAGCTATGTATTAAATAATTAGCTAGAAGGAAAATAAGACCCATAAAGATATATgatcattttatttcaataactaAAGGCTAGCCGTCAttcatagaaataatttttttttcttttattattattattattattattattatcattattatactttaggttttatggtacatgtgcacaatgtgcaggtaagttacatatgtatacatgtgccatgctggtgcgctgcacccaccaacttgtcatctagcattaggtatatctcccaatgctatccctcccccctccccccaccccacaacagtccccgaagtgtgatgttccccttcctgtgtccatgtgttctcattgttcaattcccatctatgagtgagaatatgcggtgtttggttttaaCATTATTGTGAGTATCTGCAGAGGATAAATCAAGAACAATGGGTGACTATTTCAAGGAGGCATAGTTCAGCTCAGAAGTAGCCAAATAAACTACCTAGCAAGGGAACAACAGCCTGTTTTGGAAGAGAGTGACTTCTTAAAATTTGTGCTTGACTATGGAGGTTGGACAATACTTcctacattgctataaagaggTTCACAGAATTGTATGCAGGTTGAGTTAGAAGATTTCTGatcttttttccaaaataaaaacaatctgaTTGTCTAAGTCTGATATGAAGGTTTTAGCATTTATTTGATCTCCCAATGAAACCACAGATCTTCTCACAGATAATGATGAAAGTTCTTAGAACATTATGGAGGCAATGGAGATTGAGGCATAGGCCAGAAGAGTGGAGATCTCAGCCCAAGCCTCGTAATGCTCTGAGGTTAATTGAGCTTTAATTAAGTTCTTAATCTCAGATTCCCATGCACTGATGACAAGGGAAACCCCAATATGTGAGCCATCCCAAAGTCTTCACAATCGATCATGGGTAAATAGAATCTGAATACTTTTAAGTACATTAAAATAGTTCCCTACATCTGAACAAGCATTATTTGAGTTATGTATATGAGAGACTGGGTACATCActttttacttgttttgtttgttttcctgaatcagattttttttttatcttgaacTTTTATTAATTGTTTCTCTTGAAACCATTATAGAAGTAAACAGATGCTTAACTAATTTTGACTAAATCTTTCTTCTTTACGTTTTTCAATTTCAATAAcctttatagtcttttttttattattattatactttaggttttatggtacatgtgcacaatgtgcaggttagttacatatgtatacatgtgccatgctggtgcgctgcacccactaactcatcatctagcattaggtatatctcccaatgctatgaATCAGATTTTTATAAGGTGTTAGCAAAGATAGGTGATTCTTAAGGACTGTTACTGTCATGTGGATAAGCAAATGGTTTAATCTTATtgagcctcattttcttcttccataaAATTAGAGTATTTAATGAGATGAGGTCTAAATCACATTTTGATTTTACAGTATGAACTTTCTAGGCACATAGGAATACAGAGAATGGAAataacttacaaaaataaaaataaataatttcagatatCTTTGAATTGGGGTATGTCACTATTCATATCCCTTGATCCTTCCCTATACTCTGATCTATGTACTTGATGTGtgttatgtattttttcagaccaGTATTATCAGCTTTTTACAGAAATGAGAACTGAGTGTCTCTAGGGTAATTTTGCTTTTAtcaaattctctctcttctcaaTTTCAGGTTACCTAAGTCTAGTTACACTGACCAATGAAAAGACAGAACCAGAGCGTGATCACTGAGTTCATCCTTATAGGCTTCTCAAACCTGGGGGATCTGCAGATCCTTCTCTTCTTTATCTTCCTATTAGTCTACCTGACTACTCTGATGGCCAATGCCACCATCATGATGGTCATTCGCCTGGACAGGGCTTTGCACACTCCTATGTACTTCTTCCTCTTTGTCCTTTCATGTTGTGAAACCTGCTACACCTTAGTCATTGTACCCAAAATGCTTACCAACCTGCTATCTACAATTCCAACTATTTCTTTCTCTGGGTGTGTGGTCCAGCTCTGTTTATTTGTGGGCTTGGCTTGTACCAACTGTTTTCTCATTGCTGTGATGAGCTATGATCGCTATGTTGCCATCTGCAACCCTCTTAACTACACACTCATTGTCAGCCGAGCCACCTGCATGCAGCTGGTTCTAGCCTCCAGCTTTTGTGGCTTCCTGATCTCTGTGATTGTCAATATCCTGGTGTTCAGTGTGCCCTTCTGTGCCTCCAATCGGATCAACCACTTTTTCTGTGATATTTCCCCTGTCATAAAACTGAGCTGCACGGACACCAACCTGAAGCAGATGGTCATCTTTTTCCTCAGCATTCTGGTATTGCTGGTTCCCCTTGTGTTGATATTCATCTCCTACGTCTTCATAGTTTCCACCATCCTCAAGATCTCCTCGGTGGAAGGACAGT
This window contains:
- the LOC129034034 gene encoding olfactory receptor 10T2-like, producing MKRQNQSVITEFILIGFSNLGDLQILLFFIFLLVYLTTLMANATIMMVIRLDRALHTPMYFFLFVLSCCETCYTLVIVPKMLTNLLSTIPTISFSGCVVQLCLFVGLACTNCFLIAVMSYDRYVAICNPLNYTLIVSRATCMQLVLASSFCGFLISVIVNILVFSVPFCASNRINHFFCDISPVIKLSCTDTNLKQMVIFFLSILVLLVPLVLIFISYVFIVSTILKISSVEGQCKAFATCASHLTVVIIHYGCASFTYLRPKSLYFSDKDRLVAVTYTVITPLLNLLVYTLRNKEVKMALRKVLSRCSYSKTV